In a single window of the Streptomyces sp. 846.5 genome:
- a CDS encoding TnsA-like heteromeric transposase endonuclease subunit yields MRGKYEQPTASVRYDDASIRKIPFRDLRLADFTWSVPWREFRSVHGQAHYSGRYASATTAGPVVYESRLELARLLLADMDPAVRGIYAQPCHLTARVGEQVRRHVPDFLLVMASGVVRVVNVKPADRLEDPKIAEALAWPGELVERHGWEYEVWSGADRVVLENVRFLTAYRRPGVVPEADIERAWDSVQDGDRLGVAERRLAAGRPEHEARPPLLALVWSGRLTTDLSRPLSGDWVLRRSA; encoded by the coding sequence ATGCGCGGGAAGTATGAACAGCCGACGGCGTCGGTCCGCTACGACGACGCGTCGATACGGAAGATCCCGTTCAGGGATCTGCGGCTGGCGGATTTCACCTGGTCGGTGCCGTGGCGGGAGTTTCGCTCCGTCCACGGCCAGGCGCACTACTCGGGGCGGTACGCGTCGGCGACGACGGCCGGGCCGGTGGTCTACGAGAGCCGCCTGGAGTTGGCTCGGCTTCTCCTGGCCGACATGGATCCCGCCGTACGGGGGATCTACGCCCAGCCATGCCACCTGACCGCCCGGGTCGGTGAACAGGTACGTCGTCATGTGCCGGACTTCCTGCTGGTCATGGCGTCGGGGGTGGTGCGGGTGGTGAACGTCAAGCCTGCGGATCGCCTCGAGGACCCGAAGATCGCGGAAGCCTTGGCATGGCCGGGTGAACTGGTCGAGCGACACGGTTGGGAGTACGAGGTCTGGTCCGGGGCGGATCGGGTGGTCCTGGAGAACGTCCGGTTCCTCACGGCCTACAGGCGCCCCGGCGTGGTCCCGGAAGCCGACATCGAGCGTGCCTGGGACAGCGTGCAGGACGGGGACCGGCTGGGGGTCGCCGAGCGGCGACTGGCGGCCGGGCGTCCGGAGCACGAGGCGCGTCCACCGCTGTTGGCGCTGGTGTGGTCCGGCCGGCTGACCACGGATCTGTCGCGGCCGCTCAGTGGTGACTGGGTTCTGCGGAGGTCCGCGTGA
- a CDS encoding helix-turn-helix domain-containing protein — protein MSAWTTTLRPGLPLSYDGEQFTIAEIEGRRILLQQLSAEGRPTWRQVDLSVLLAHPSTEFLVQAPPAEPAAATLLGGLSSTEDDALTARFRHVQEVRFGYQLGSPELALEGEPRPDFAPGVPLMHRYKAKAAELGVDPATVRRWVSKVEEAGPAGLVSRRQVSNVLDRADPRWLEMARSVIKGLEKSSRPVRGLVLMEIEERLAKEHGRGVVTIPKQTTGYALLKELSRGTNAFEGSTKGKRSIANSPQRVYGRLRATRPGEYVVLDTNSLDVFAMEPVTCRWVRCELTVAMDLYSRVITGLRLTPVSTKSTDVAGVLFETVRPREVAGGGEPLPYCGVPSTVVLDADKLVDAHDRPLLPVAAETIIYDHGKVYVSNHIASVCAKLDISLQPARPYTPTDKPIERWFKTLNQGLLAALPGYKGPDVHSRGEKVEEEAYFFLDELEAIIREWITLVYHRRHHRGLTIPEVPGLKLSPLEMFEHGVTRAGPLRMPARPGLAFEFLEEEWCPIHHYGVEVNGSATTARAWRATATRPARTAASRRASGRSRWTALTSGGSTSRIRSRRTGGTRWTGSTPRP, from the coding sequence GTGAGTGCCTGGACGACGACGCTGCGGCCGGGGCTGCCGCTGAGCTACGACGGCGAGCAATTCACGATCGCGGAGATCGAGGGCCGCCGCATCCTGCTGCAGCAGTTGTCTGCTGAGGGCCGTCCAACGTGGCGGCAGGTCGACCTGTCGGTGCTGCTGGCCCACCCTTCCACGGAGTTCCTGGTGCAGGCTCCGCCTGCAGAGCCTGCGGCCGCGACGTTGCTGGGCGGTCTCAGCAGCACGGAGGACGATGCGCTCACCGCTCGGTTCCGGCATGTCCAGGAGGTTCGCTTCGGCTATCAGTTGGGTTCTCCCGAGCTGGCATTGGAGGGTGAGCCGCGCCCCGACTTCGCACCAGGCGTGCCCTTGATGCACCGGTACAAGGCGAAGGCCGCGGAGCTCGGAGTCGATCCGGCGACGGTGCGCCGGTGGGTGTCCAAGGTCGAGGAGGCCGGGCCAGCTGGGCTGGTGAGCCGGCGCCAGGTCAGCAACGTGTTGGACCGGGCGGATCCGCGCTGGTTGGAGATGGCCCGCTCGGTGATCAAGGGGCTTGAGAAGTCCAGCCGACCGGTCCGGGGCCTGGTGCTGATGGAGATCGAGGAGCGCCTGGCCAAGGAGCACGGCCGCGGCGTGGTGACCATTCCGAAGCAGACGACGGGCTATGCACTGCTGAAGGAGCTCAGCCGGGGGACCAACGCGTTCGAGGGCAGCACGAAAGGGAAGCGGTCGATCGCGAACAGCCCCCAGCGGGTTTACGGCAGGCTGCGGGCGACGCGGCCGGGTGAGTACGTCGTGCTGGACACCAACAGCCTGGACGTCTTCGCGATGGAGCCGGTGACCTGCCGGTGGGTGCGCTGTGAACTCACCGTCGCGATGGACCTCTACAGCAGAGTGATCACCGGGCTGCGGTTGACGCCGGTGTCGACGAAGTCGACGGATGTGGCCGGCGTCCTGTTCGAGACGGTCCGTCCCCGCGAAGTGGCTGGCGGAGGTGAGCCGCTTCCGTACTGCGGTGTTCCCTCCACGGTGGTGCTGGACGCGGACAAGCTGGTGGACGCGCACGACCGACCACTGCTGCCGGTCGCGGCGGAGACGATCATCTACGACCACGGCAAGGTCTACGTCTCGAACCACATCGCGAGCGTCTGCGCGAAGCTCGACATCTCTCTGCAGCCAGCCCGTCCGTATACGCCAACCGACAAGCCGATCGAGCGGTGGTTCAAGACGCTGAACCAGGGACTGCTGGCAGCTCTGCCAGGCTACAAGGGCCCGGATGTGCACAGTCGCGGGGAGAAGGTGGAGGAGGAGGCGTACTTCTTCCTGGACGAGCTCGAGGCGATCATCCGCGAGTGGATCACTCTGGTCTATCACAGGCGGCACCACAGGGGGCTGACGATCCCGGAGGTCCCGGGGCTGAAGCTGAGCCCGTTGGAGATGTTCGAGCACGGCGTGACCCGGGCGGGGCCGTTGCGGATGCCGGCCCGGCCGGGGCTCGCGTTCGAGTTCCTGGAGGAGGAGTGGTGCCCGATCCACCACTACGGGGTGGAGGTCAACGGCTCCGCTACAACGGCGAGGGCCTGGAGGGCTACCGCAACCAGACCAGCCCGCACCGCGGCGAGCAGGCGGGCAAGTGGCCGGTCGCGGTGGACCGCGCTGACATCAGGAGGATCTACTTCCAGGATCCGCAGTCGCCGCACCGGTGGCACCCGCTGGACTGGGAGCACGCCGCGGCCCTGA
- a CDS encoding TniB family NTP-binding protein, producing the protein MSRPKRPEVFEGDDRQYSPTRLEGWVELVNGPDRVAPQRLSRAQMADLSPRDLVRYNDGRHVWHANIGPIKTQQLLDLHESLSEIVGSNRQDGSKAKPAALLDAYPGIGKSTAAIDFGREQILLRGETTATGHRRVPLIYVALSGNTQIRGLNAAICRFYKLPVTGDADTLAERAVDAVLSMRTVAFVIDDIHFLAAGNSNSARMVNQLKFLSNTFPVTLIYVGIGVQERGILSEGSSLKQSLHAQFGRRTTPLTLLPFQVEDEPGRREFRKVLLTVEQKLVLADKYPGMLADDLADYFWARSSGHFASLMALINRGCYRAIRTGHERLDEELMDQVKNDAAAEEARLGLIASINAGLLTAKPKAAIRRKSA; encoded by the coding sequence TTGAGCAGGCCGAAGAGGCCCGAAGTCTTCGAGGGCGACGACCGCCAGTACTCACCTACACGCCTGGAGGGCTGGGTGGAGCTGGTCAACGGACCGGACCGCGTCGCGCCGCAGCGGCTGTCCCGCGCGCAGATGGCAGACCTGTCCCCCCGCGACCTCGTCCGCTACAACGACGGCCGACACGTCTGGCATGCCAATATCGGCCCGATCAAGACACAGCAGCTCCTGGATCTCCACGAGAGCCTGTCCGAGATCGTGGGCTCGAACCGCCAGGACGGGTCCAAGGCCAAGCCCGCGGCCCTGCTGGACGCCTACCCGGGGATCGGGAAGAGCACAGCGGCCATCGACTTCGGCCGCGAGCAGATCCTGCTGCGGGGGGAGACCACCGCCACCGGACACCGCAGGGTTCCCCTGATCTACGTCGCCCTGAGCGGGAACACACAGATCCGCGGCTTGAACGCGGCGATCTGCCGGTTCTACAAGCTACCGGTGACCGGCGACGCCGACACCCTGGCAGAACGGGCGGTGGACGCAGTCCTGAGCATGAGGACAGTCGCCTTTGTCATCGACGACATCCACTTCCTTGCCGCCGGGAACTCGAACTCGGCCAGGATGGTCAACCAGCTCAAGTTCCTGTCCAACACCTTCCCGGTCACGCTGATCTACGTCGGCATCGGAGTGCAGGAACGGGGAATCCTCAGCGAGGGAAGCTCGCTGAAGCAGTCGCTGCACGCCCAGTTCGGCCGACGCACCACCCCGTTGACCCTGCTGCCGTTCCAGGTGGAGGACGAGCCGGGGCGACGCGAGTTCCGCAAGGTCCTGCTGACCGTCGAGCAGAAGCTGGTCCTGGCCGACAAGTACCCGGGCATGCTGGCCGACGATCTCGCCGACTACTTCTGGGCCCGCTCCAGCGGCCACTTCGCCTCGCTGATGGCCCTGATCAACCGGGGCTGCTACCGGGCGATCCGCACCGGGCACGAACGCCTCGACGAGGAACTGATGGACCAGGTCAAGAACGACGCAGCCGCCGAGGAAGCCCGCCTGGGCCTGATCGCCTCGATCAACGCCGGACTGTTGACCGCGAAACCGAAGGCAGCAATCCGGCGCAAGTCCGCATGA
- a CDS encoding TniQ family protein, whose protein sequence is MTDWTRERIPIWLPPVPGEALDSWLEAYARRLRITSHALTGFVGLPGSRPGTMTHRLTDQERDTLQRATGLSQTTLVSMTLEPFNGLTVAFDKNRPGSLRRPPHWRTFGAHPRFCPRCLHEADGRWPLAWRQPWTFACPRHQCMLLERCPACHQPARASGTRFGGLTVPAACTRGKHHHHGKHRDRIACGYALDQASAAPLPPGSMILSAQHRVDRVLDQISTNPAAVGQNLTDLYTLGSRALRTFELDPAGVPEPVRQILAEAGGAPPAQTSSFDAIDVRSIAIGTAIALNALPDPEPRDPELLDWIFATSHRRSIQAQGSAPKAAFYIAKVWSKSSPRLAGTALTRLDPSDMTLLTRLRYGTASPTPYWRQLSPDQVTRRASCVPAQLWPSWALLTRKSRSARQTEGAAVPC, encoded by the coding sequence ATGACCGACTGGACCCGCGAGCGCATCCCGATCTGGCTGCCCCCAGTTCCGGGGGAAGCGCTCGACAGCTGGCTGGAAGCCTACGCCCGGCGGCTGCGGATCACGTCCCACGCCCTGACCGGCTTCGTCGGACTGCCCGGATCCCGCCCCGGCACCATGACGCACCGGCTCACCGACCAAGAGCGCGACACGCTGCAACGCGCAACCGGCCTGAGCCAGACGACCCTGGTCTCCATGACCTTGGAACCCTTCAACGGTCTGACCGTCGCGTTCGACAAGAACCGTCCCGGCTCTCTTCGGCGACCGCCGCACTGGCGCACGTTCGGCGCGCACCCGCGGTTCTGCCCACGCTGCCTGCACGAAGCCGACGGCCGATGGCCCCTGGCCTGGCGCCAGCCCTGGACGTTCGCCTGCCCGCGCCACCAGTGCATGCTCCTCGAACGGTGTCCGGCCTGCCACCAGCCGGCACGCGCCAGCGGCACCCGGTTCGGCGGCCTGACTGTGCCCGCCGCCTGCACTCGCGGAAAGCACCACCACCACGGCAAGCACCGAGACCGCATCGCATGCGGCTACGCGCTGGACCAGGCCAGTGCCGCCCCACTGCCCCCGGGCAGCATGATCCTTTCGGCCCAGCACCGCGTCGATCGTGTCCTTGACCAGATCAGCACGAACCCGGCAGCAGTCGGTCAGAACCTCACCGACCTCTACACACTGGGCTCACGAGCCCTGCGCACCTTCGAACTCGACCCAGCAGGAGTCCCTGAACCGGTACGGCAGATACTGGCCGAAGCCGGCGGCGCGCCGCCCGCTCAGACGAGCTCATTCGATGCGATCGACGTCCGCAGCATCGCCATCGGCACCGCGATAGCGCTCAACGCCCTCCCCGACCCCGAACCGCGTGATCCAGAACTCCTGGACTGGATTTTCGCAACCAGCCACCGGCGAAGCATCCAAGCCCAGGGCAGCGCGCCCAAAGCCGCCTTCTACATCGCCAAGGTCTGGTCGAAGTCCAGCCCCCGACTGGCCGGGACCGCACTGACCCGCCTCGACCCCTCGGACATGACCCTGCTGACCCGCCTGCGCTACGGCACCGCCAGTCCCACGCCTTACTGGCGGCAGCTGAGCCCGGACCAGGTGACCCGGCGGGCTTCGTGCGTCCCCGCCCAGCTCTGGCCATCTTGGGCACTACTGACGCGAAAATCACGGTCAGCCCGGCAGACGGAAGGTGCGGCGGTGCCTTGTTGA
- a CDS encoding IS110 family transposase: MSRIWAGIDSGKTHHHCVVLDTDGAKLLSRRVANDEPELLQLLADVLALADQVTWAVDMADGGAALLIALLVNHEQELLYIPGRAVNRATDGYRGEGKTDARDALVIADQARIRRDLKPMRPSDEASIELRLFTNRRTDLVCDRTRAVNRLRGMLTSMFPGLERALELTNTGPLVLLSGYQTPDAIRRLGAARLAKWLRARKVRGAEALAAAAVEAAERQRTAVPGEGTLAAMVRTLTEEVVALNGKIAEIDKLIEGRFRQHELAEVITSMPGIGSLLGAEFLAAVGSDMDSFANPDRLAAFAGLAPAPRDSGKTSGNLHRPQQYHRGLQRVFYTSALISIRCDPNSRRFYDRKRAEGKRHTQAVIALARRRVNVFWALIRDRRCYQVAPPVTAVA; this comes from the coding sequence ATGAGCCGAATATGGGCCGGGATCGACAGCGGCAAGACCCACCACCACTGCGTGGTGCTGGACACCGACGGCGCCAAGCTGCTGTCCCGACGGGTGGCCAACGACGAACCGGAGCTCCTCCAACTCCTCGCCGACGTCCTCGCCCTGGCAGACCAGGTCACCTGGGCGGTGGACATGGCCGACGGCGGGGCCGCCCTGCTGATCGCTCTGCTGGTCAACCACGAACAGGAGCTGCTCTACATCCCCGGGCGGGCGGTCAACCGGGCCACTGACGGCTACCGCGGCGAAGGCAAAACCGATGCCCGCGACGCGCTGGTCATCGCGGACCAGGCCCGCATCCGCCGGGACCTGAAGCCGATGCGCCCCAGCGACGAGGCGAGCATCGAACTGCGCCTGTTCACCAATCGGCGCACCGACCTGGTCTGCGACCGAACTCGCGCGGTCAACCGCCTGCGGGGCATGCTGACCAGCATGTTCCCCGGTTTGGAGCGCGCTCTGGAGCTGACCAACACGGGGCCGCTGGTGCTGCTGAGCGGATATCAGACCCCGGACGCGATCCGGCGCCTGGGGGCGGCCCGGCTCGCGAAGTGGTTGCGTGCCCGCAAGGTTCGCGGCGCCGAGGCCCTGGCCGCTGCCGCGGTCGAGGCCGCTGAGCGCCAGCGCACCGCGGTTCCCGGCGAGGGGACCCTCGCCGCGATGGTGCGCACGCTCACAGAGGAGGTGGTGGCTCTCAACGGGAAGATCGCGGAGATCGACAAGCTCATCGAGGGCCGGTTTCGCCAGCACGAGCTCGCCGAGGTGATCACCAGCATGCCCGGCATCGGTTCCCTTCTCGGAGCCGAGTTTCTGGCCGCCGTGGGCAGTGACATGGACTCCTTCGCGAACCCGGACCGCCTCGCGGCGTTCGCCGGCCTGGCACCGGCACCACGCGACTCCGGAAAGACCAGCGGCAACCTGCACCGCCCTCAGCAGTACCACCGCGGCCTGCAGCGCGTCTTCTACACCTCCGCGCTCATCAGCATCCGCTGCGACCCCAACTCGCGCCGCTTCTACGACCGCAAGCGCGCAGAGGGCAAGCGCCATACCCAGGCCGTCATCGCCCTGGCCCGCCGACGCGTCAACGTCTTCTGGGCTCTGATCCGTGACCGACGGTGCTACCAAGTTGCACCGCCAGTCACCGCAGTTGCTTGA
- a CDS encoding IS110 family transposase produces MDVVHERVAALDVSKKDAKVCVRVPGARKGTFAREVTTWGSMTGQVLELREFLLDKNVTLVVMEATGDYWKQFYYLLEDALPVQLVNAAHAKNLPGRKSDVNDAQWLAQLAAHGLLRGSLVPPPPVRELRDLTRLRSKLTNDRSKEHQRLEKLLEDAGVKLSVVATDILGVSGRLMLGALCAGTAGPEAMAELAKGRMRSKIPELREALTGRFTSHHAFLTRLHLQVIDGFDAAIAELEARIEVVMEPFRPLIDLLLTMPGIGEKTAQVMVAEAGAVIDCFPSAACFASWAGLAPGSNQSGPKTKPARTRHGNTYLKGALGIAALSVSRSRGTFLSARYHRIATRRGPMRALVATEHSMATAMWHMLTQGVPYLELGGDYYTRREPERAKARITAQAEALGLAVTFSPIEPDTASQ; encoded by the coding sequence ATGGACGTCGTCCACGAGCGCGTCGCCGCGCTGGACGTCAGCAAGAAGGACGCCAAGGTGTGCGTCCGGGTCCCCGGCGCGCGCAAGGGGACCTTCGCCAGGGAGGTGACCACCTGGGGGTCGATGACCGGCCAGGTCCTCGAACTGCGTGAGTTCCTCCTGGACAAGAACGTGACGCTGGTCGTCATGGAGGCGACCGGCGACTACTGGAAGCAGTTCTACTACCTTCTGGAGGACGCACTGCCAGTGCAGTTGGTCAACGCGGCCCACGCGAAGAACCTGCCCGGCCGCAAGAGCGACGTGAACGACGCCCAGTGGCTGGCTCAACTCGCAGCCCACGGGCTGCTGCGCGGCTCACTGGTGCCGCCGCCACCCGTGCGTGAACTGCGCGACCTGACCCGCCTGCGCTCCAAGCTGACCAACGACCGCTCCAAGGAGCACCAGCGGCTGGAGAAGCTCCTGGAGGACGCGGGCGTCAAACTGTCCGTGGTGGCCACCGACATCCTCGGCGTCTCCGGTCGGCTCATGCTCGGGGCCCTGTGTGCGGGCACGGCCGGCCCCGAGGCGATGGCCGAGCTGGCCAAGGGCCGCATGCGCTCGAAGATCCCCGAGCTGCGCGAGGCCCTGACCGGCCGCTTCACCAGCCACCACGCCTTCCTGACCCGCCTGCACCTGCAAGTAATCGACGGCTTCGATGCGGCCATCGCCGAACTGGAGGCACGGATCGAGGTGGTGATGGAGCCCTTTCGCCCCCTGATCGACCTCCTGCTGACCATGCCCGGTATCGGCGAGAAGACCGCGCAGGTGATGGTCGCCGAGGCCGGTGCGGTCATCGACTGCTTCCCCAGCGCCGCATGCTTCGCGTCCTGGGCCGGACTCGCCCCCGGCTCCAACCAGTCAGGGCCGAAGACCAAACCCGCCAGGACCAGACATGGCAACACCTACCTCAAGGGCGCCCTCGGCATCGCAGCGCTGTCCGTCTCCCGCTCCCGCGGCACGTTCCTCAGCGCCCGCTATCACCGCATAGCCACCCGCCGAGGCCCGATGAGAGCCCTGGTCGCCACCGAGCACTCCATGGCCACGGCGATGTGGCACATGCTCACCCAGGGCGTGCCCTACCTCGAACTCGGCGGCGACTACTACACCCGCCGCGAGCCCGAACGCGCCAAGGCCCGCATCACCGCCCAGGCAGAGGCCCTCGGGCTCGCCGTCACCTTCAGCCCCATCGAGCCCGACACCGCTTCCCAATGA
- a CDS encoding IS630 family transposase, which translates to MAGGDLAGRGKSAGELGAYICFADESGQGLSPPRGRTWARRGARPQVRVHVRKRGRVNALGAACYRPGDNRPRFAYRLHTWHGRRKETKSFTLDEYRAFLTALHHQLRAPVVLVWDNVSTHKTPEFTAWAARRKWLKVFYLPRYAPELNAVEWVWSWLKRSIVNFLLAGIDDLEALVRSRLKRIQYRPDAITGCLADTGLILHLP; encoded by the coding sequence CTGGCGGGAGGAGACCTGGCCGGCCGTGGAAAGTCTGCCGGCGAGCTCGGCGCCTACATCTGCTTCGCCGACGAGTCGGGGCAGGGGCTGAGCCCGCCGCGAGGCCGGACCTGGGCACGGCGCGGGGCCCGCCCGCAGGTCAGAGTGCATGTACGCAAGCGTGGGCGGGTCAACGCGCTCGGTGCGGCCTGCTATCGGCCCGGTGACAACCGGCCGCGCTTCGCCTACCGGCTGCACACCTGGCACGGCCGCAGGAAGGAGACCAAGAGCTTCACGCTGGATGAGTACCGTGCCTTCCTGACCGCGCTGCATCATCAGCTGCGCGCTCCGGTCGTGCTGGTGTGGGACAACGTCTCCACCCACAAGACGCCGGAGTTCACCGCCTGGGCCGCGCGGCGGAAGTGGCTGAAGGTGTTCTACCTGCCCAGGTATGCACCCGAGTTGAATGCCGTCGAGTGGGTCTGGTCCTGGCTCAAGCGGAGCATCGTCAACTTTCTGCTCGCCGGCATCGACGACCTCGAAGCGCTCGTCCGCTCCCGACTCAAGCGGATCCAGTACCGGCCTGACGCGATCACTGGTTGCCTTGCCGACACCGGCCTGATCCTGCACCTGCCATGA
- a CDS encoding winged helix-turn-helix domain-containing protein: MRYAAAGGYTPEEQARRERLRLEVAERFVVGESSAQIARDLRVTRRSVERWRAAWKQGGAQALCSAGPVARERLSGRQWEKVAALLDAGPGVCGFEDDQRWTLARVADLIGRTCHVSYTLTGVGKLLDRHGYSWQVPVRRSAARDEEEIARWREETWPAVESLPASSAPTSASPTSRGRG; encoded by the coding sequence ATGAGGTATGCGGCAGCGGGCGGGTACACGCCCGAGGAGCAGGCCCGTCGGGAACGGTTGCGGCTGGAGGTCGCCGAGCGGTTCGTGGTGGGCGAGTCGAGTGCGCAGATCGCGCGGGATCTGCGGGTCACGCGGCGCTCGGTGGAGCGTTGGCGGGCGGCGTGGAAGCAGGGCGGGGCGCAGGCGCTGTGCTCGGCGGGGCCCGTGGCGCGGGAGCGGCTGAGCGGGCGGCAGTGGGAGAAGGTGGCTGCGCTGCTGGACGCCGGGCCCGGGGTGTGCGGTTTCGAGGACGATCAGCGCTGGACGCTGGCGCGGGTCGCTGACCTGATCGGCCGGACCTGCCATGTCAGCTACACCCTGACCGGGGTGGGCAAGCTGCTTGACCGGCACGGTTACTCCTGGCAGGTCCCGGTGCGCCGCTCGGCGGCACGAGACGAGGAGGAGATCGCACGCTGGCGGGAGGAGACCTGGCCGGCCGTGGAAAGTCTGCCGGCGAGCTCGGCGCCTACATCTGCTTCGCCGACGAGTCGGGGCAGGGGCTGA
- a CDS encoding LysR family transcriptional regulator, producing the protein MLRAATCPLLLVPGTNLGYQGAGSMLTEPGLSRRSTRLKLPPSADPQQIASTLTQLAWALDRFGSPIDYARRRRIFLADSIHLDQAALTEVCTRHGLRRHYHRRDALLSWILWSALLGSDAPTSRDHAAERHYRRHLPTCLKDFVHQQAEAHLHSAGVNEPVQWEPPAEWVIGVLWPGIDPAGVSQSRVNELATQAPGERELANNLGMTTDQLDLYCEAHDVDYPAPATHPTRYTPREPVPGPNRSIRRVPRTGDLAPDRLRQLYQDQGESLTQIAARTNCSTSTVSQVFREFGILTRLRRPPGTLERSVSRTWLEDEYIRKGRSSPDIARELGLAKSDILSLLHKWDIPRHPQLSSNVFAALTLELSPAMTTLSRTPNILPRLRNIIRLPGHQSFQAAANALGVARGVLDHQLRQVEAATGITVIDRSHPLSATDSGRRLIAEAERLLELLDEHTQ; encoded by the coding sequence GTGCTTCGCGCCGCAACCTGCCCTCTTCTACTCGTCCCCGGCACCAACCTCGGCTACCAGGGCGCCGGCAGCATGCTCACCGAGCCCGGCCTCAGCAGGAGATCCACCAGGCTGAAACTGCCGCCCAGCGCCGACCCCCAGCAAATCGCCTCGACCCTGACCCAACTCGCCTGGGCACTGGACAGGTTCGGCTCCCCTATCGACTACGCCCGCCGCCGCCGCATCTTCCTGGCCGACAGCATCCACCTCGACCAGGCCGCGCTCACCGAGGTCTGCACACGGCACGGCCTGCGCCGTCACTATCACCGCCGCGACGCCCTGCTCTCCTGGATCCTGTGGTCCGCGCTTCTCGGATCAGATGCCCCGACGAGTCGAGACCACGCAGCCGAGCGCCACTACCGCCGTCACCTACCGACTTGCCTCAAAGACTTCGTCCATCAACAGGCCGAAGCCCATCTCCACAGCGCCGGCGTCAACGAGCCCGTTCAGTGGGAGCCCCCTGCCGAATGGGTCATCGGGGTCCTCTGGCCCGGCATCGACCCGGCCGGCGTCAGCCAGTCCCGTGTGAACGAACTGGCCACGCAGGCACCCGGCGAGCGAGAACTCGCGAACAACCTCGGCATGACAACCGACCAGCTCGACCTCTACTGCGAGGCCCACGACGTCGACTACCCCGCACCGGCCACGCATCCCACCCGCTACACCCCGCGCGAGCCGGTGCCCGGCCCAAACCGCAGCATCCGACGGGTTCCACGCACAGGCGACCTCGCTCCGGACCGGCTTCGCCAGCTCTACCAAGACCAAGGAGAGTCCCTCACCCAGATCGCGGCCCGCACCAACTGCAGCACAAGCACCGTCAGCCAGGTATTCCGCGAGTTCGGCATCCTTACGCGGCTCCGACGTCCACCCGGCACCCTCGAACGCAGCGTGTCCCGCACCTGGCTCGAGGACGAATACATCCGCAAGGGACGCAGCAGTCCCGACATCGCACGCGAGTTGGGTCTGGCCAAAAGCGACATCCTGTCCCTGCTGCACAAGTGGGACATACCCCGACACCCGCAGTTGAGCAGCAACGTCTTCGCCGCCCTGACCCTCGAACTCTCACCCGCGATGACCACGCTCAGCCGAACCCCGAACATCCTCCCGCGGCTACGCAACATCATCAGGCTCCCCGGTCACCAGAGCTTTCAGGCCGCCGCCAACGCACTCGGCGTCGCCCGAGGCGTCCTTGACCACCAACTCCGACAAGTCGAAGCCGCCACCGGCATCACCGTCATCGACCGCTCCCACCCCCTGTCCGCCACCGACAGTGGCCGACGCCTCATCGCCGAAGCAGAACGGCTCCTGGAACTCCTCGATGAACATACGCAGTGA